One Helianthus annuus cultivar XRQ/B chromosome 7, HanXRQr2.0-SUNRISE, whole genome shotgun sequence genomic region harbors:
- the LOC110866862 gene encoding probable LRR receptor-like serine/threonine-protein kinase At3g47570, protein MLEGFIPSSFRNFHNLLELYLNDNKLNGNIPSQILQLSSLSITLNLSQNNLFGSLPTEVRDLKMLTALDLSGNYLSGNIPSSLGGCDSLSSLCLRGNFFHGMIPLSISSLRGFEVLDISHNNLSGQIPHFLERLFLLGYLNLSYNNFEGEVPTRGVFANASAFSILGNKRLCGGIVELGLPKCKDTKKHTRNLPLLVIIILVASTFFTLICLAYACCRNRSMTKPSQSSTSEQFMKISYSQLLNATNGFSEGNLIGNGGFSSVYKGILDKDDDTFVAVKVLRLQKRGAQARFMRECEVWRNIRHRNLLKIITSCSSVDFQGNDFKALVYEFMPNGSLHDWLHSSKSTSRLSLLQMINILLDVASALDYIHNSCLPAIVHGDLKPSNILLDDDMLAHVGDFGLAQFFGTPYLNNSTEIRGTIGYAAPEYGLGNEMTSSGDVYSYGITLLEVMTGKTPTDDIFIEGLSLHKFASMALLDHVIDVIDINILNIYKEDKMSKQNKEANAKKIEECLASIIKIGVSCSMDSPPQRMNMKNVVRELQHIVDTLQNI, encoded by the exons ATGTTGGAAGGGTTTATTCCATCAAGCTTTAGAAATTTCCATAATCTATTAGAGTTGTACCTCAATGACAATAAACTAAATGGAAATATACCTTCACAAATCCTTCAACTTTCATCTTTGTCCATAACATTAAATCTTTCTCAAAACAACTTGTTTGGTTCACTTCCAACCGAGGTTCGAGACCTCAAGATGTTGACTGCTCTGGATTTATCCGGTAATTATTTGTCAGGTAACATTCCAAGTAGTCTTGGTGGTTGTGATAGTCTTTCATCATTGTGTCTGAGAGGAAACTTCTTCCACGGTATGATACCACTATCAATAAGTTCCTTAAGAGGCTTTGAGGTACTCGATATTTCTCATAATAATTTATCGGGCCAAATTCCCCATTTCTTAGAACGGTTGTTTTTGTTAGGATATTTGAACCTATCATATAATAATTTTGAAGGTGAAGTACCAACACGAGGGGTGTTCGCTAATGCAAGTGCATTCTCTATATTGGGAAATAAGAGGCTTTGTGGTGGCATTGTTGAACTCGGGTTACCAAAATGTAAGGATACAAAGAAACATACCAGAAACCTTCCTTTGTTGGTAATAATCATTTTGGTTGCATCAACATTTTTCACCTTAATATGCTTGGCATATGCTTGTTGTAGAAATAGAAGTATGACCAAACCATCTCAATCATCAACTAGTGAACAATTCATGAAAATTTCATACAGTCAACTTCTCAACGCTACCAATGGGTTCTCCGAAGGTAATTTGATTGGAAATggtgggttcagttctgtttataaaGGAATCCTTGATAAAGATGATGACACGTTTGTTGCTGTCAAAGTGCTACGTCTTCAAAAGCGTGGAGCACAAGCAAGATTTATGAGGGAGTGTGAAGTATGGCGGAATATTCGACATCGGAACCTGTTGAAAATAATAACTTCATGTTCAAGTGTtgactttcaaggaaatgatttTAAAGCTTTGGTATACGAGTTCATGCCTAATGGGAGTTTACATGATTGGTTGCATTCAAGTAAAAGTACATCAAGACTAAGCCTTCTTCAAATGATAAATATTCTTCTTGATGTAGCATCTGCTCTTGATTATATTCACAATAGTTGCCTACCAGCCATTGTTCATGGTGACCTGAAGCCTAGCAACATTCTACTCGATGATGATATGCTGGCTCATGTTGGAGATTTCGGTTTAGCTCAATTTTTTGGAACTCCATACTTAAACAACTCAACAGAGATTAGAGGAACAATTGGTTATGCTGCTCCAG AGTACGGACTCGGAAATGAGATGACAAGCAGTGGGGATGTTTATAGTTATGGGATAACATTACTGGAGGTGATGACCGGGAAAACACCAACTGATGACATCTTTATTGAGGGCCTAAGTCTTCATAAATTTGCTTCCATGGCCTTGCTAGATCATGTAATCGATGTTATTGATATCAACATTCTAAACATTTATAAAGAGGATAAAATGTCTAAGCAAAATAAGGAAGCAAATGCAAAGAAAATCGAGGAATGTTTGGCGTCAATAATCAAGATTGGAGTATCATGTTCTATGGATTCCCCACCTCAACGGATGAATATGAAAAATGTTGTACGTGAATTGCAGCATATTGTAGATACACTTCAAAATATTTGA
- the LOC110866863 gene encoding LRR receptor-like serine/threonine-protein kinase EFR yields the protein MNSNQLISSSSLMHFLFYVVIFLTSTAISTSYADGNDTDHHSLLEIKSMITSEALTSWNNSLHFCDWIGVTCGKWEKRVTRLKLNSQGLEGSLSPHVGNLSFLCFLSLSNNSLQGKIPQELGRLSRLQFLYLSTNKFSGVIPVNISRCSNLETLSLSLNDLVGSIPKEIGSLPKLVILYLGDNMFTGQIPPFLGNITSMEVFSVTRNPLGGSIPDTIGQWKNLREFDSGGCGLSGTIPYSLYNLSLLINITLAYNNFTGSLPPSMGAMLPCLVRIRLWGNQLTGPLPLSISNCSRLGYLDMGGNKFSGKLAIDFAKLRDIYYIRLSYNLFGSKEDDELMFIDSLKNCTRLKWLLLHKCKFQGMLPTSIGNLSNKLQDLYLYGNQLHGNLPSSIGNLVGLKRLHLQGNHFKGNIPSTIGILRNLQVVYLHKNQFSGQIPKSMGLGHPFTLRVFSKTGAFLGVCLWLMMIAAKSARLWSHVCLF from the coding sequence ATGAATTCAAATCAACTAATCTCATCATCCTCTCTTATGCATTTCCTCTTTTATGTTGTTATATTTCTAACTTCCACGGCCATCTCAACTTCCTATGCCGATGGAAATGACACGGATCATCACTCTTTGCTCGAGATCAAGTCGATGATCACCTCCGAAGCTCTAACCTCATGGAACAATTCCCTTCATTTCTGTGATTGGATTGGTGTTACATGTGGAAAATGGGAAAAAAGGGTGACGCGTTTAAAACTGAATTCGCAAGGTCTTGAAGGCTCTTTATCTCCTCATGTTGGGAACCTCAGCTTCCTatgttttctctctctctcgaacaATAGCCTTCAAGGAAAAATCCCTCAAGAACTTGGTCGTCTTTCCAGGCTACAATTCCTTTATTTGTCCACAAACAAGTTCAGTGGGGTCATTCCAGTAAACATATCTAGGTGTTCTAACCTTGAAACACTTAGTCTTTCTCTTAATGATCTAGTTGGAAGCATACCCAAGGAGATCGGTTCCCTCCCCAAACTTGTTATCCTTTATCTCGGTGATAATATGTTTACAGGTCAAATCCCACCATTCTTGGGGAATATTACATCAATGGAAGTGTTCTCTGTTACTAGAAATCCTTTGGGTGGGAGCATTCCGGACACCATAGGCCAATGGAAAAACTTAAGAGAATTTGACTCTGGTGGATGTGGTTTATCTGGAACCATCCCTTATTCTCTTTATAATCTTTCACTCCTGATTAATATTACCTTGGCTTATAATAATTTTACCGGTAGTCTTCCTCCATCCATGGGTGCAATGCTCCCTTGTCTTGTCCGAATTCGATTATGGGGTAACCAACTAACTGGACCTCTTCCATTGTCCATATCTAATTGTTCGAGGTTAGGATATCTTGATATGGGTGGAAACAAGTTTAGTGGGAAGTTGGCAATCGACTTTGCAAAACTAAGAGATATATATTATATACGCTTAAGCTATAACCTCTTTGGAAGCAAAGAAGATGATGAACTTATGTTTATTGATTCTTTGAAAAATTGCACTAGATTAAAGTGGTTGCTTCTTCACAAGTGCAAGTTTCAAGGAATGCTCCCAACATCAATAGGTAATCTTTCTAATAAACTCCAAGACCTATATTtatatggaaatcagttacacggAAACCTCCCTAGTTCAATCGGTAATCTGGTTGGCTTGAAACGTTTACATTTACAAGGAAACCATTTCAAAGGAAACATCCCCTCAACCATTGGTATCCTTCGAAACCTACAAGTTGTTTATTTACATAAGAACCAATTTTCAGGGCAGATTCCTAAATCCATGGGTTTAGGTCATCCATTCACGTTGAGGGTATTCTCCAAGACTGGAGCCTTCCTAGGGGTCTGCTTATGGCTGATGATGATTGCGGCTAAGAGTGCTAGACTTTGGTCGCATGTTTGCTTGTTTTAG